One window of the Candidatus Endomicrobium procryptotermitis genome contains the following:
- the aroE gene encoding shikimate dehydrogenase: MKQRKKNLNLNVETKLFAILGYPIKHSFSPLMQNAWFEQEKLNCAYMSFETDPKNLKKTLEALKILGFCGINITIPHKTAVMEFLDYTDKASKRIGSVNTIAIKNGKLYGYNTDYSGFVSDLISKNIKIKGKTIFIFGAGGAARAIIYSVKSSGAKMIYLANRTHKTALSLAGEFEIEAPRKDKIIEKAAQSDLIINASSCGMNKTDRFPFEIKSLKKNAVIYEIIYNKLTPFIKAAKKNKIAFYTGEGMLINQGAHGFKIWTGIYPDTKSALKLLNKFMR; the protein is encoded by the coding sequence ATGAAACAGCGCAAAAAAAACTTAAATTTAAACGTTGAAACAAAATTATTTGCCATTTTAGGTTACCCTATAAAGCATTCTTTTTCACCGCTTATGCAAAATGCATGGTTTGAACAAGAAAAACTCAACTGTGCTTATATGTCTTTTGAAACTGATCCGAAAAATTTGAAAAAAACGCTTGAAGCTTTAAAAATCTTAGGATTTTGCGGAATCAATATAACAATTCCACATAAAACGGCCGTTATGGAATTTCTAGATTATACAGATAAGGCTTCAAAGCGCATCGGAAGCGTAAACACTATAGCGATAAAAAATGGTAAACTTTACGGATATAATACGGATTATTCCGGATTTGTTTCAGATTTGATTTCAAAAAATATAAAGATAAAAGGAAAAACAATATTTATTTTTGGAGCGGGAGGAGCGGCTAGAGCTATAATATATTCCGTAAAAAGCAGTGGTGCAAAAATGATATATTTAGCAAACAGAACGCATAAAACAGCTTTATCTCTTGCAGGAGAGTTTGAAATCGAAGCACCTCGAAAAGACAAAATTATTGAAAAAGCTGCACAGTCAGACTTGATAATAAACGCTTCATCCTGCGGTATGAACAAAACTGACAGATTTCCTTTTGAAATAAAATCATTAAAAAAAAATGCTGTAATTTATGAGATAATATATAATAAGTTGACTCCTTTTATCAAAGCAGCAAAAAAAAATAAAATTGCTTTTTATACAGGTGAAGGTATGCTGATAAATCAAGGCGCTCACGGATTTAAAATATGGACAGGAATATATCCCGACACTAAAAGTGCATTAAAATTATTAAATAAATTTATGAGGTAA
- the ispD gene encoding 2-C-methyl-D-erythritol 4-phosphate cytidylyltransferase: MKAAAIIVAGGDGKRFGSQTSKQFLTLCGKPVFMHSIEAFLSVKAFNQIILAVPKYLSDVLSKKYKNYDFTITAGGKERFDSVKNSMAFLKGAIEFVAVHDAVRPLICAEDIILVLKAAKKYGAAIAAEKAKDTIKISENGFVKSTLDRNILWNAQTPQIFKAALFKKIYSGKIPKDVTDDSMLAEKAGHKIAIVETRSPNFKITIKQDFLFAKQLLSSRCRR; this comes from the coding sequence ATGAAAGCTGCAGCAATAATAGTCGCCGGAGGAGACGGCAAAAGGTTTGGATCTCAAACATCAAAACAGTTTTTAACGCTTTGTGGAAAACCAGTTTTTATGCACAGCATTGAAGCCTTTTTATCTGTGAAAGCCTTTAACCAGATAATATTAGCCGTTCCAAAATATCTGTCAGATGTTTTATCAAAAAAATATAAAAATTATGATTTTACTATTACTGCCGGGGGAAAAGAAAGATTCGATTCAGTAAAAAACAGCATGGCGTTTTTAAAAGGCGCTATAGAATTTGTGGCCGTACATGATGCGGTAAGACCGTTAATTTGCGCCGAAGATATTATATTGGTATTAAAAGCTGCAAAAAAATATGGCGCCGCAATAGCCGCTGAAAAAGCTAAAGATACTATAAAAATCTCCGAAAACGGATTTGTTAAAAGCACATTAGACAGAAACATTCTATGGAACGCGCAAACGCCTCAAATCTTTAAAGCTGCTCTTTTTAAAAAAATATATTCCGGAAAAATACCTAAAGATGTAACGGATGATTCAATGCTTGCAGAAAAAGCTGGACATAAAATCGCAATAGTTGAAACACGGTCACCAAACTTTAAAATAACGATAAAACAAGATTTCCTGTTTGCAAAACAGCTGCTTTCATCACGCTGCCGTCGATAA
- a CDS encoding carboxypeptidase regulatory-like domain-containing protein has translation MNKRIAGIVLTFFYFCCYFPINLYAENQYMISGIITNKNDDSPIIDAQVRISGDKEFLERTDIFGYYQIENIDAGMYLEITAAKDGMIFSPEILRIASLNSNRTINFTAVYEDPEDNLKPQEPKYPSASRKTSTVIVSPSGRSSNPEDVHVISKPANGVSQPQPEYVTATDSFFDSSQRAKVSSREKDSLPAKTTFDLSGKVIYYASGLVGVKVIVNDNKKLMTTTDINGYYSIKGLKSNQNYTVKFIRDGFTFNPSEYKIVDGNKDFVINTEATTGKQNISGRIAEGKNGIENVLIKIISGVDEFTAYTDNDGKFSVKGLAYGSNYFITASKEGVLVIPPKVTVNKLVSDRVINFKATVQKFSIIGTVRDYDGKAVKNAKVEAKTVFDTFKTVTNSKGRYIIEELPMALTYTLTANKEGYSPSEMIVIESLDKNKEINFQIKKESSPSVKKRNSADTSETKKPSESKQNKRSVQKERGSSAQEESKRESVKNSLKNNAEKPQSEDRDVNKKKEKSLKAERKKLEKERKKETEKQERLQYQEQIKKEKEKASKIKGGSSDKDSKPGKEKPKKVSSAKEKMVKVRGKIECKAGRLKGIELSMSHGFSAKTDEKGRYEFIVPADKRYTLTANSPDFYFEPQKVVYDGLKSNVVQDFVPYITIEGEVFAEGKGIPDVQINMNGAQVTSTNQFGRYKIEKIEYGSPVSIIASKNGLNFYPGSLQIAAVVKNLENANFTVSYSVAGKISTQIGNMVLGNVVIEVSGSTKTSVSTDFSGNFMLLGLAQGGYFEITPKAGGYSFTPPSRNYFNMRESFVGQNFSAVKETYVVKGNVNVGGKPIRNAAVSISKRPLKYYTDDEGDFYIANLDYGGPYVLNALSADLEFEPITIELLEKDTTVEFSTDISLGGIVVSGNNPLKGIIVDVNGKKHKTDEEGRYLITGLKYNGDYLLSLSAPGIIFNPSQKEYTGVKKSILNETFNASAIINGRVTYNEKPFAGASIKISDDPKEYKSDSNGYFLIKDLKLGEDYVLEISTLGYKFDPPKREYKNLSVSKMTENFKAFVSGLFIRGIVTDSDGNPLKQTAVMIEGASKAQTFTNELGQFIFDGLSANKRYELTVLSKSHKFETPSGIIDDMNTNMEIELEPGTAAFGVSAGTLDSKVGAKKVFFKINGKVTVNGKPLANVSIKSKTENLKTNVSGEYTVSVKSGDSVEIKPFLDGYAFSPEQYSLKDIKASASNMNFSARINSHNLSGRIINKKLKGIKGVSVKEENSYDDFMTESKGAYKITGLTHRKDSIIIPDSDEYDFYPQKIRVFLENNSVANDIYAYPKNIKKSEAFIYGGINSAVNIKENNVSVVMVCAEGGSVLVKISDSSGSVIKELKSNAVKGKAFSVDWDGRKSTGEDVPAGNYSVELDGAGFKGEVLKFRVFK, from the coding sequence ATGAATAAAAGGATAGCAGGCATAGTGCTTACTTTTTTTTATTTTTGCTGTTATTTTCCGATAAATCTTTATGCCGAAAACCAATATATGATATCAGGAATCATTACAAATAAAAATGATGATTCTCCCATAATAGATGCGCAAGTGCGCATCAGCGGAGATAAAGAGTTTTTGGAAAGAACTGATATTTTCGGATACTATCAAATTGAGAATATCGATGCCGGAATGTATCTCGAGATTACCGCCGCTAAAGATGGAATGATATTTTCTCCAGAAATTCTGAGAATTGCTTCTTTGAATTCTAATAGAACAATAAATTTTACTGCAGTTTATGAAGATCCTGAAGACAACCTAAAACCGCAGGAGCCAAAATACCCGTCAGCTTCCAGAAAAACTTCCACCGTCATAGTTTCACCTTCAGGTAGAAGTTCTAATCCCGAAGATGTACATGTAATCTCAAAACCGGCAAATGGAGTTTCTCAGCCGCAGCCTGAGTATGTAACGGCCACAGATTCCTTTTTTGATTCTTCACAGAGAGCAAAGGTCTCTTCTAGAGAAAAAGATTCTTTGCCGGCAAAAACAACTTTTGATTTAAGTGGAAAAGTCATTTATTATGCTTCAGGTCTGGTCGGAGTAAAGGTTATTGTAAATGATAATAAAAAACTTATGACGACTACCGATATTAATGGATATTATTCGATAAAAGGATTGAAATCTAATCAGAATTATACCGTAAAATTTATAAGAGACGGATTTACTTTTAACCCTTCCGAATACAAAATTGTCGATGGTAATAAAGATTTTGTGATTAATACCGAAGCGACCACCGGCAAGCAAAATATCAGCGGAAGGATAGCCGAAGGCAAAAACGGAATCGAAAATGTTTTAATTAAAATAATAAGCGGAGTCGATGAATTCACGGCATATACCGATAACGACGGTAAATTTTCCGTCAAAGGACTTGCTTATGGAAGCAACTATTTCATAACTGCCTCAAAAGAAGGCGTTTTGGTTATCCCTCCAAAAGTAACCGTTAACAAACTTGTCAGCGACAGGGTTATAAATTTTAAGGCCACGGTACAGAAATTTTCAATCATCGGGACGGTAAGAGATTATGACGGCAAAGCTGTTAAAAATGCAAAAGTTGAAGCCAAAACTGTATTTGACACTTTTAAAACCGTAACAAACTCAAAAGGCAGATATATTATAGAAGAATTACCAATGGCTTTGACTTATACTTTAACAGCAAATAAAGAAGGCTATTCTCCTTCAGAGATGATTGTCATTGAAAGTTTGGATAAAAATAAGGAGATAAATTTCCAAATAAAAAAAGAATCTAGTCCTTCTGTTAAAAAAAGAAATTCCGCTGACACTTCGGAAACAAAAAAACCTTCCGAGTCAAAACAGAACAAAAGATCCGTACAAAAAGAACGCGGCTCATCCGCACAGGAGGAAAGTAAAAGAGAGTCCGTAAAAAACTCTTTGAAAAATAATGCTGAAAAACCTCAGTCGGAAGACAGAGACGTTAATAAGAAAAAAGAGAAAAGCCTGAAGGCTGAACGCAAAAAGCTTGAAAAAGAAAGAAAAAAAGAAACCGAAAAACAAGAAAGACTTCAATATCAGGAACAAATAAAAAAAGAGAAGGAAAAAGCTTCGAAAATAAAAGGCGGTTCTTCGGACAAAGATTCTAAACCCGGCAAAGAAAAGCCGAAAAAGGTCTCTTCTGCAAAAGAAAAAATGGTAAAAGTAAGAGGTAAAATTGAATGCAAAGCAGGACGTCTTAAAGGTATAGAATTAAGTATGTCCCATGGGTTTTCGGCAAAGACAGATGAAAAAGGGAGATATGAATTTATAGTTCCAGCGGATAAAAGATACACTCTTACCGCCAACAGTCCCGATTTTTATTTTGAACCACAAAAAGTTGTTTACGATGGACTAAAGTCAAATGTCGTGCAAGATTTTGTTCCTTATATAACGATTGAAGGAGAAGTTTTTGCCGAAGGAAAAGGTATCCCTGATGTGCAGATAAACATGAACGGTGCACAAGTCACTTCTACCAATCAATTCGGAAGATATAAAATCGAAAAAATAGAATACGGTTCTCCTGTTTCGATAATCGCCTCAAAAAACGGACTTAATTTTTATCCGGGGTCGCTGCAAATTGCGGCGGTGGTAAAAAATTTAGAAAATGCCAATTTTACAGTTTCTTATTCGGTTGCCGGAAAAATAAGCACACAGATCGGAAATATGGTGCTTGGAAATGTCGTTATTGAGGTCAGCGGCAGTACAAAAACAAGCGTTTCTACGGATTTCAGTGGAAATTTTATGCTGTTAGGGCTGGCTCAAGGCGGATACTTTGAAATTACTCCTAAAGCCGGCGGATATTCCTTTACGCCTCCTTCCAGAAACTATTTCAATATGAGAGAAAGTTTTGTAGGCCAGAACTTTTCCGCAGTCAAAGAGACATATGTTGTAAAAGGGAATGTAAATGTCGGTGGAAAACCGATAAGAAATGCCGCGGTGAGCATATCTAAGAGGCCATTGAAATATTATACGGATGATGAAGGAGATTTTTATATCGCAAATCTTGATTACGGCGGACCTTACGTATTGAACGCTTTAAGCGCTGATCTCGAATTCGAGCCTATAACTATAGAACTTTTAGAAAAAGATACGACTGTAGAATTCTCCACAGATATTTCTCTTGGCGGCATAGTGGTTTCTGGAAATAACCCTCTCAAGGGAATTATTGTTGACGTCAACGGAAAAAAACATAAAACCGACGAAGAAGGACGTTATCTTATAACAGGACTTAAATATAATGGAGATTATCTTCTTTCGCTTTCCGCACCGGGAATAATATTTAATCCATCGCAAAAAGAGTATACAGGTGTTAAAAAGAGCATATTAAACGAAACTTTCAATGCTTCGGCGATAATAAATGGAAGAGTTACTTATAACGAAAAACCTTTTGCAGGAGCTTCAATAAAAATTAGTGATGATCCTAAAGAATACAAGTCCGATTCAAACGGTTATTTTTTGATAAAAGATTTAAAGCTCGGAGAAGATTATGTTTTGGAAATTTCAACTTTAGGATACAAATTTGATCCTCCAAAAAGAGAATATAAGAATCTTTCCGTAAGTAAGATGACAGAAAACTTTAAAGCTTTTGTCAGCGGTTTGTTTATAAGGGGAATAGTTACGGACAGTGACGGCAACCCACTGAAACAAACTGCCGTTATGATAGAAGGCGCTTCAAAAGCGCAGACTTTTACCAACGAGTTAGGACAGTTTATATTTGATGGTTTATCTGCAAATAAAAGATATGAACTTACTGTTTTAAGCAAATCGCACAAATTTGAAACTCCAAGCGGCATAATTGACGATATGAATACCAATATGGAAATTGAACTTGAGCCCGGAACAGCAGCTTTTGGCGTAAGTGCGGGAACGCTCGATTCCAAAGTAGGAGCTAAAAAAGTATTTTTCAAAATTAACGGTAAAGTTACCGTTAACGGCAAACCTCTTGCAAATGTTTCTATAAAAAGCAAAACTGAAAATCTTAAGACAAACGTTTCGGGAGAATACACTGTCAGCGTAAAATCCGGAGACAGCGTTGAAATAAAACCATTTCTTGACGGGTATGCTTTCAGCCCTGAACAATATTCTTTAAAAGATATTAAAGCTTCAGCTTCAAATATGAATTTTTCCGCGCGAATAAACAGCCATAATTTGAGTGGTCGCATTATAAATAAAAAATTAAAGGGAATTAAAGGCGTATCTGTTAAAGAAGAAAATTCTTACGATGATTTTATGACAGAGTCAAAAGGCGCTTATAAAATTACAGGGCTGACACATAGAAAAGACAGCATAATAATTCCTGATTCCGATGAATATGATTTTTATCCACAGAAAATCAGAGTCTTTTTAGAGAATAATTCTGTTGCAAACGATATTTATGCTTATCCAAAAAATATCAAAAAGTCCGAAGCTTTTATTTACGGTGGTATAAATTCAGCAGTTAATATCAAAGAGAATAATGTTTCCGTTGTGATGGTTTGTGCCGAAGGCGGCAGCGTTTTAGTTAAAATATCAGACAGCAGCGGCAGCGTGATAAAGGAGCTGAAGTCCAATGCTGTAAAAGGTAAAGCTTTTTCAGTTGATTGGGACGGTCGCAAAAGCACCGGAGAGGATGTGCCTGCTGGAAATTATTCTGTCGAGCTTGACGGAGCCGGTTTTAAAGGAGAAGTTTTAAAGTTCAGAGTGTTTAAATGA
- the aroB gene encoding 3-dehydroquinate synthase, with product MKKLKVKLQHNPYDIIISEREYDFLFSFRKYIKSKSIFIITDTAVAKLHLNSFEKMLRKAGYVCKSAIIKAGETGKNLKSLSFLYDKALACGIDRKSCVIAFGGGVVGDVVGFFAGTYMRGIALVQVPTTLLAMTDSSIGGKTAINTSGGKNIAGVFYQPLFVWINTSYLSTLPAGHIRNGMAEIIKYALTFDKNFYDYLLSLFSKGFISLKDFDYMIYKSCTFKAAIVEKDEKETKGLREVLNFGHTLAHALETYTDYKKFLHGEAVAAGMLFAALLSYKLTKCKKETFIKTNIILKEAGFNFNLSAMNAEKLAVLMTRDKKSIEGKIRFVLLKDIGKSVCGIIADSKKILKILKNYLKENKWKKYLS from the coding sequence ATGAAAAAATTGAAAGTAAAGCTGCAGCACAATCCGTACGATATAATAATTTCCGAAAGAGAGTATGACTTTTTGTTTTCTTTTCGAAAATATATCAAATCGAAATCTATTTTTATCATTACAGATACGGCTGTTGCAAAACTTCATTTGAACAGTTTTGAGAAAATGTTACGCAAAGCCGGTTATGTGTGCAAAAGCGCCATTATAAAAGCTGGAGAAACCGGAAAAAATCTTAAATCTTTAAGCTTTCTTTACGATAAAGCTCTGGCTTGTGGAATTGACAGAAAAAGCTGCGTTATAGCGTTTGGAGGAGGCGTAGTAGGTGATGTTGTCGGCTTTTTTGCCGGGACATATATGCGCGGTATTGCACTGGTACAGGTTCCAACAACCCTTTTGGCGATGACAGATTCGTCCATCGGCGGTAAGACGGCCATAAATACTTCAGGAGGGAAAAATATTGCCGGCGTTTTTTATCAGCCTTTGTTTGTATGGATAAACACATCTTATCTGTCAACTCTTCCCGCAGGACACATACGAAACGGTATGGCTGAAATTATCAAATATGCTTTAACTTTTGATAAAAATTTTTATGATTATCTTTTAAGCCTGTTTTCAAAAGGTTTTATCTCTTTAAAAGATTTTGATTATATGATTTACAAAAGCTGCACGTTTAAAGCCGCCATCGTAGAAAAAGACGAAAAAGAAACAAAAGGTTTGAGAGAAGTTTTAAACTTCGGACATACTTTAGCGCATGCTTTGGAGACGTATACGGATTATAAAAAATTTTTGCATGGCGAAGCCGTTGCCGCAGGAATGCTTTTTGCGGCGTTACTTTCATACAAACTGACGAAATGTAAAAAAGAAACTTTTATAAAGACCAATATAATTTTGAAGGAAGCCGGATTTAACTTTAATTTGTCTGCCATGAATGCCGAAAAACTTGCTGTTTTGATGACTCGCGACAAAAAATCTATAGAAGGAAAAATAAGATTCGTGCTTTTAAAAGATATAGGAAAATCCGTTTGCGGCATAATTGCCGACAGCAAGAAAATACTTAAAATTCTTAAAAATTATTTAAAGGAAAACAAATGGAAAAAATACTTGTCATAA
- the aroQ gene encoding type II 3-dehydroquinate dehydratase: MEKILVINGPNINMLGIREPEVYGHVTLFDIEKELSALAEKLKVEIEFFQSNHEGEIVDKIQKSLSKVSAIIINPAAYTHTSVAIRDALSAISVPAIEVHISNIHAREEFRHNSFTAGVCIGQIAGFGIDGYLYALNYLKKVLTAK, from the coding sequence ATGGAAAAAATACTTGTCATAAACGGTCCTAATATAAATATGTTAGGAATAAGAGAGCCAGAAGTATATGGTCATGTAACTCTCTTTGATATAGAAAAAGAACTTTCTGCTCTTGCAGAAAAATTAAAAGTTGAAATTGAATTTTTTCAATCTAATCATGAAGGAGAGATCGTAGATAAAATCCAGAAATCTTTGTCAAAAGTGTCGGCGATAATAATAAATCCTGCGGCCTACACTCACACATCTGTAGCCATAAGAGATGCTTTATCCGCAATTTCTGTTCCCGCGATCGAAGTGCATATATCAAACATACACGCCAGAGAAGAGTTTAGGCATAATTCTTTTACGGCCGGCGTCTGCATAGGACAAATTGCAGGGTTCGGCATTGATGGATACCTGTACGCATTAAACTATTTAAAAAAAGTTCTTACAGCTAAATAA
- the bioA gene encoding adenosylmethionine--8-amino-7-oxononanoate transaminase produces MDNKIKKALIKSDKKNIWHPFTQMFDWINDDPCIPLIIEKAKGSYLYDADGKKYLDGVSSLWVTLLGHRNPKIDKAVKTQINKVAHTTFLGLTHKPAIDLSERLLKILPSNLKKIFYSDNGSTAIEIALKQAFQYWQSKKQDKRFFLSLKNAYHGDTIGAVSVGGMELFHAKFKRLLFDVFFVRSPYCYRCEHRKKEIPFPVNAVNFKEHNKKVDCKGECIKEVETILAQHHNKIAAAIIEPLNQASAGMVVMPKGYLKAYADLCKKYGVLLICDEVATGFARSGKMFAVEHEDVKPDFICLSKGITGGYLPFAVTATTNEIYNAFLGKYEDFKTFFHGHSYTANPLACAAAIAVIDILTKDKILKFLPLKIQHLEKELCSLAAHCKVGNIRHCGVMAGIEIVRDKNTGESYDYKLKTGARICANIRKDGVIIRNLGDTLVLFLHLTMTKKEISKIINAIKKELKTLK; encoded by the coding sequence ATGGATAATAAAATAAAAAAAGCTCTAATAAAGTCTGACAAAAAAAATATATGGCATCCATTTACGCAGATGTTCGACTGGATAAACGACGATCCTTGCATTCCGCTGATAATAGAGAAAGCTAAAGGCTCTTATCTTTATGATGCTGATGGGAAAAAATATCTTGATGGCGTCTCTTCGCTATGGGTAACGCTTCTTGGACACAGAAATCCAAAAATAGATAAAGCCGTAAAAACACAGATAAACAAAGTTGCCCATACAACATTTTTAGGGCTTACGCATAAGCCTGCAATCGATTTAAGCGAAAGGCTTTTAAAAATTCTTCCTTCAAATTTAAAAAAGATTTTTTATTCGGATAATGGTTCAACGGCAATCGAGATCGCTTTAAAACAGGCTTTTCAGTACTGGCAGTCAAAAAAACAGGACAAAAGATTTTTTTTATCTTTAAAAAATGCTTATCACGGTGACACCATAGGCGCGGTTTCCGTAGGCGGAATGGAACTGTTTCATGCAAAATTCAAACGGCTTTTGTTTGACGTTTTTTTTGTTCGTTCGCCTTACTGTTACAGATGCGAACACAGAAAAAAAGAAATACCTTTTCCAGTTAATGCCGTAAATTTTAAAGAGCACAACAAAAAAGTTGACTGTAAAGGCGAATGCATAAAAGAAGTTGAAACTATTCTTGCGCAGCATCATAACAAAATTGCCGCTGCAATCATAGAACCGCTAAATCAAGCGTCCGCCGGAATGGTTGTAATGCCTAAAGGTTATTTAAAAGCGTATGCGGACTTGTGTAAAAAGTATGGAGTGCTTTTAATATGCGATGAAGTCGCAACGGGTTTTGCGCGAAGCGGAAAAATGTTTGCCGTTGAACATGAAGACGTAAAGCCGGACTTTATATGTTTGTCAAAAGGTATAACTGGCGGATATCTTCCTTTTGCAGTTACAGCTACGACAAATGAAATTTATAATGCTTTTTTAGGAAAATACGAAGACTTTAAAACATTTTTTCATGGACACTCATACACGGCAAACCCTCTGGCTTGCGCAGCGGCGATAGCAGTTATAGACATTCTCACAAAAGATAAAATTTTAAAATTTTTGCCGCTGAAAATCCAACATCTTGAAAAAGAGCTTTGTTCGCTTGCTGCCCATTGCAAAGTCGGAAATATAAGACATTGTGGAGTTATGGCGGGAATAGAGATAGTGCGCGACAAAAACACTGGCGAATCTTATGATTATAAATTGAAAACCGGTGCAAGAATATGCGCAAATATAAGAAAAGATGGCGTGATAATAAGAAACCTCGGCGATACGCTGGTACTGTTTTTGCATCTTACTATGACAAAAAAAGAAATTTCAAAAATTATAAATGCGATAAAAAAAGAACTCAAAACCCTTAAATAA